Proteins from one Candidatus Binataceae bacterium genomic window:
- the rsmH gene encoding 16S rRNA (cytosine(1402)-N(4))-methyltransferase RsmH, translating into MNEAAHSEGSRAPRIHEPVMAAEVLSLMPAGARRVVDATLGTGGHALALLERNPHASLLGLDWDRQALALAAIRLKSFGARVTLRHGNFAAIAQAVAHSGFALADLIVADLGLSSFALDDPTRGLSFMHDGPLDMRMDESSPLRACDLVNEESEAELARIIFELGEERAARRIAHAIVETRRRRPLESTGELRLLIEGVLGGRRRGGVHPATRTFQALRIAVNRELEALAQFLAAAPDCLAPGGRLVVIAYHSLEDRLVKGRFHQLAREAGYRELSRRVMRPQQEEVERNSRSRSARLRCLERLHEGS; encoded by the coding sequence ATGAACGAAGCAGCCCACAGCGAAGGCAGCCGCGCGCCACGGATTCACGAGCCGGTGATGGCGGCAGAGGTGCTTAGCTTGATGCCAGCGGGCGCGCGACGCGTGGTGGATGCCACGCTGGGCACGGGAGGGCATGCGCTGGCGCTGCTGGAACGCAATCCTCATGCCAGCTTGCTGGGGCTGGATTGGGACCGGCAAGCGCTAGCGTTGGCTGCTATTCGTCTGAAGTCCTTTGGCGCGCGAGTTACGCTGCGCCACGGCAATTTTGCCGCCATCGCCCAAGCTGTGGCGCACAGCGGGTTTGCGCTGGCCGACCTGATTGTGGCCGATTTGGGGCTGAGCAGTTTTGCGTTGGACGATCCCACCCGCGGCCTGAGCTTCATGCATGACGGGCCACTGGACATGCGAATGGACGAAAGCAGCCCGCTGCGCGCCTGCGATTTGGTCAACGAGGAGAGCGAAGCGGAATTGGCTCGAATCATATTCGAGTTAGGCGAAGAGCGGGCTGCGCGCCGTATTGCGCATGCGATTGTGGAGACGCGCCGACGGCGGCCACTGGAGAGCACCGGTGAATTGCGCTTGCTGATCGAGGGAGTATTAGGCGGGCGGAGGCGCGGCGGGGTCCATCCCGCGACTCGCACCTTTCAGGCCCTGCGCATTGCGGTCAACCGCGAACTGGAGGCGCTGGCGCAGTTTCTGGCCGCGGCACCGGACTGTTTGGCGCCCGGTGGACGCTTGGTGGTGATTGCCTACCATTCGCTGGAGGATCGGTTGGTCAAGGGCCGTTTCCATCAGCTGGCGCGAGAGGCCGGCTATCGCGAACTCTCGCGCAGGGTGATGCGGCCGCAACAGGAGGAGGTCGAGCGCAATTCGCGCTCTCGTAGCGCCCGTTTGCGCTGCTTGGAGCGCCTACATGAAGGCTCGTAG
- the mraZ gene encoding division/cell wall cluster transcriptional repressor MraZ — protein sequence MFSGRFDHSIDPKGRVSIPARFREVLQRDQLDRLYITNFISEGERCLVLYPPGEWERLVGRIKQKASFERNTQLFQTFFIGGAHEVQVDGHGRILIPPKLREFAGLDRDVTFSAMTDHFQLWDKGTLGRVLSVAERSFSDPEFLKSLGF from the coding sequence GTGTTTAGCGGTCGATTCGACCATTCGATCGATCCGAAAGGACGGGTGAGCATTCCCGCTCGCTTTCGCGAAGTCCTGCAACGCGACCAGCTCGACCGCCTCTATATCACCAACTTTATTTCCGAGGGCGAGCGTTGCTTGGTGCTGTATCCGCCCGGCGAATGGGAGCGGCTGGTGGGTCGAATCAAGCAGAAGGCCAGTTTCGAGCGCAATACGCAGCTTTTCCAAACCTTTTTTATCGGTGGTGCGCACGAGGTTCAGGTCGATGGACACGGGCGGATCCTGATTCCGCCTAAGTTGCGAGAGTTTGCAGGGCTGGATCGCGATGTCACCTTTTCGGCGATGACTGATCATTTCCAGCTGTGGGACAAGGGGACTCTGGGCCGAGTTTTAAGCGTAGCGGAGCGCAGTTTCAGCGATCCTGAGTTCTTGAAGAGTCTAGGGTTTTAA
- a CDS encoding ribonuclease H-like domain-containing protein produces MRFAVLDIETRIDKTLLKAVFGADAANEDQAYVQMRDQLGNGFFPISLHVPIAIGWGEVNADHVLESVTCLAEAGSEEAMVREFWHRAERTGDLLVTFNGTRFDLPVLELQALRWGLSAPRHFAQRRGDQPRHLDLLDFLTNGGAVGLRGGLDLALKLIGLPGKGTVDGGQVQSLYEAGRMVEIRQYCLRDVIQTYFLFLRVELMRGHLDHSQYQRALALSSHFLAQLDPVEAR; encoded by the coding sequence ATGCGTTTTGCCGTCTTGGATATCGAAACCCGTATCGATAAGACCTTGCTCAAGGCGGTCTTCGGAGCTGACGCGGCCAATGAAGACCAAGCTTACGTCCAGATGCGCGATCAGCTCGGCAACGGTTTTTTTCCGATCTCGCTGCACGTCCCGATCGCGATCGGATGGGGTGAGGTCAACGCTGACCATGTCCTGGAATCGGTCACCTGCCTGGCCGAGGCGGGCAGTGAAGAAGCGATGGTGCGTGAGTTCTGGCATCGCGCCGAGCGCACCGGTGACCTCCTGGTGACCTTCAACGGGACACGCTTCGACCTGCCGGTGCTCGAACTACAAGCCTTACGCTGGGGCCTCAGCGCGCCCCGCCATTTCGCCCAGCGCCGGGGCGATCAACCCCGCCACCTGGACTTGCTGGATTTCCTTACCAATGGCGGTGCGGTGGGGCTGCGGGGCGGACTGGATTTGGCGCTCAAGCTCATCGGTCTGCCGGGGAAGGGGACGGTGGATGGCGGTCAAGTTCAAAGTCTTTACGAGGCTGGCCGGATGGTCGAGATCCGCCAGTACTGTCTGCGCGATGTCATCCAGACCTATTTTCTTTTCCTGCGGGTGGAGCTGATGCGGGGCCATCTCGACCACTCCCAATATCAGCGTGCGTTGGCTTTGTCCTCCCATTTTCTGGCCCAACTCGATCCGGTGGAGGCTCGATAA
- a CDS encoding glycosyltransferase family 2 protein, with translation MARSEQAISLIVTSFNNERLIGQCLASASFCAERIVVDSLSTDRTAELAQAAGARVFKRPWAGYVAQKQFALEQATQPWVLLLDSDEQATFALGQEIATTLAAGATADGYRIHRILYHLGHYFTGRLYPDWPIRLFRRDRAHIGGVDPHDRVEVAGRVARLRAPILHFSYVDVADHVASINRLTSRAAQQGRPGALTSVRMLTHPLWRFFNFYFLRGGIGGGGRGLYASMAAAFYVFLKYAKLYERRLATRRGR, from the coding sequence GTGGCGAGGTCGGAGCAGGCGATAAGCCTGATCGTCACTTCGTTCAACAACGAGCGGTTAATCGGCCAGTGCTTGGCCAGCGCCAGCTTTTGCGCGGAGCGCATCGTGGTCGATTCACTCTCCACCGATCGCACCGCGGAACTGGCTCAAGCCGCCGGAGCGCGCGTGTTCAAGCGGCCCTGGGCGGGTTACGTCGCGCAAAAGCAATTCGCCTTGGAACAAGCCACCCAGCCGTGGGTCCTGCTGCTGGATTCCGACGAACAGGCTACTTTTGCCTTGGGTCAAGAGATCGCCACGACCTTGGCCGCCGGCGCCACGGCCGACGGCTATCGCATCCATCGCATCCTGTATCATTTGGGTCATTACTTCACCGGCCGACTCTATCCGGATTGGCCGATCCGGCTATTTCGGCGCGACCGCGCGCATATCGGGGGCGTCGATCCGCACGATCGGGTCGAAGTCGCGGGCAGAGTGGCCCGCCTGCGCGCGCCCATCCTGCATTTCAGCTACGTCGACGTGGCCGATCACGTGGCTTCGATCAACCGCCTAACTTCGCGCGCGGCCCAGCAGGGTCGCCCCGGCGCACTGACCAGCGTGCGGATGCTGACCCATCCGCTGTGGCGCTTTTTCAACTTTTACTTTTTACGCGGAGGGATCGGGGGTGGCGGGCGAGGCCTATACGCTTCGATGGCCGCAGCGTTTTACGTCTTCCTCAAATACGCCAAGCTCTACGAGCGGCGGCTGGCGACTCGCCGCGGCCGCTAG
- a CDS encoding Mrp/NBP35 family ATP-binding protein, which translates to MPSPQEILTRLKSVKFPGFERDIVSFNLIKDIEVSSAGVVVSMGPISRNPELAQAVALTVKRTVEAMDGTGQVRVEVESAKPPPPSREEAMASRRGVPGVSHVIAVASGKGGVGKSTVAVNLALALAGMGLRIGLMDADVYGPSAAMMLGADAVEVDAQRRIIPLQRYGIRYISMALFVGDQAPVIWRGPMVTKLETEFLFNVEWGELDCLVLDLPPGTGDAQLTITQRVALDGGVIVTTPQEVALLDVRRGVTMFNEVQTPVLGIIENMSYYLCGKCGHRHQLFGSGGGARMAAELNLPLLGELPLVPALREGSDLARPLVASNPGHPISQEFRAIAEQVWQRINNAPTPQH; encoded by the coding sequence ATGCCCAGCCCACAGGAAATCTTAACTCGCCTGAAGTCAGTCAAATTCCCCGGCTTCGAGCGCGATATCGTTTCTTTCAACCTCATCAAGGACATCGAGGTCAGCTCCGCCGGGGTAGTCGTCTCGATGGGCCCGATTTCCCGTAATCCCGAGCTGGCCCAAGCAGTCGCCCTGACGGTCAAGCGCACGGTCGAAGCGATGGACGGCACAGGTCAGGTTCGAGTGGAGGTTGAAAGCGCCAAGCCGCCGCCGCCCAGCCGCGAGGAAGCGATGGCCTCGCGTCGCGGCGTGCCCGGGGTGAGCCACGTCATCGCGGTTGCCAGCGGCAAGGGTGGGGTGGGCAAATCGACCGTGGCGGTCAACTTGGCCCTGGCACTGGCCGGGATGGGCTTGCGCATCGGCCTGATGGACGCCGACGTGTACGGCCCCAGCGCCGCGATGATGCTGGGTGCCGACGCGGTTGAGGTCGACGCTCAGCGTCGGATCATTCCCCTGCAGCGTTATGGGATTCGCTACATCTCAATGGCGCTGTTCGTAGGCGACCAGGCGCCGGTCATTTGGCGCGGCCCGATGGTGACCAAGCTTGAGACCGAGTTCCTGTTCAACGTGGAGTGGGGCGAGCTGGATTGCCTGGTGCTTGACCTGCCCCCCGGCACCGGCGACGCCCAGCTTACGATCACTCAGCGCGTGGCGCTCGATGGTGGAGTAATCGTGACCACGCCACAGGAAGTCGCGCTGCTCGACGTACGCCGTGGCGTGACGATGTTCAACGAAGTCCAGACCCCAGTCTTGGGCATCATCGAAAACATGAGCTATTACCTGTGCGGCAAATGCGGCCATCGCCATCAGCTTTTCGGCTCCGGCGGCGGCGCGCGGATGGCCGCGGAACTCAATCTGCCCTTGCTCGGCGAGCTACCACTGGTGCCCGCGCTGCGCGAGGGCTCGGATTTGGCACGCCCGCTGGTAGCCAGCAATCCTGGCCATCCTATCAGCCAAGAGTTCCGCGCCATTGCCGAGCAGGTCTGGCAGCGCATTAACAACGCCCCGACGCCTCAGCATTAG